tcgccaagcagcttggtgagaaggtgacaacagttggtgcgattattcgcaaatggaagaaacacaaaataactgtcaatctccctcggcctggggctccatgcaagatctcacctcgtggagttgcaatgatcatgagaacggtgaggaatcagcccagaactacacgggaggatcttgtcaatgatctcaaggcagctgggaccatagtcaccaagaaaacaattggtaacacactatgccgtgaaggactgaaatcctgcagcgcccgcaaggtccccctgctcaagaaagcacatatacatgcccgtctggaGTTTGCCAAtgaaacatctgaatgattcagaggagaactgggtgaaagtgttgtggtcagatgagaccaaaatcgaggtctttggcatcaactcaactcgccgtgtttggaggaggtggaatgctgcctatgaccccaagaacaccatccccaccgtcaaacatggaggtggaaacattatgctttgggggagtttttctgctaaggggacaggataacttcaccgcatcaaagggacgatggacagggccatgtaccgtcaaatcttgggtgagaacctccttccctcagccatggcattgaaaatgggttgtggatcggtattccagcatgtcaatgacccaaaacacatggccaaggcaacaaagtagtggctcaaaaagaagcacatgaaggtcctggagtggcctagccagtctccagaccttaatcccatagaatatctgtggagggagctgaaggttcgagttgccaaacgtcagcctcgaaaccttaatgacttggagaagatctgcaaagaggagtgggacaaaatccctcctgagatgtgtgcaaacctggtggccaactacaagaaacgtctgacctctgtgattgccaacaagggttttgccaccaagtactaagtcatgttttgcagaggggtcaaataattatttccctcattaaaatgcaaatcaattgataacatttttgacatgcgtttttctggattttttttgttgttattctgtctctcactgttcaaataaacctaccattaaaattatagactgatcatgtctttgtcagtgggcaaacgtacaaaatcagcaggggatcaaatacttttttccctcactgtatgtgggaactccttcaagactgttgcaaaagcattccaggtgaagctggttgagagaatgtaaagagtgtgcaaagctgtcatcaaggcaaagggtggctatttgaagaatctcaaatataaaatatattttgatttatttaacacttttttggttactacatgattccatatgtattatttcatagtgttgatgtcttcactattattctacaatgtagaaaatagtaaaaaataaagaaaaacccttgaatgagtaggtgtccaaacttttgactggtactgtatgttcttGTTCAGAGGGTTTGATTTTGGTTAGATAACTGTGATGTCCTAGATCTTTCCGCCCGGAGTCCCATTTGGCCCTCCAGccaaatgttttgtttgtttttgtttccaGTTTCATAATAACTAATGCTGATGATGAAtataatctctctttctctctcttgctctttctctctcgctctctctctctgtttattttcTCTAGTCTGATACGTACCATGTATACAGCTCAATCCCCGACAGACCAGCAACCTCAGCCCAGCCGGATGGGTTTTACAGTCTGCAGACACACTGAAACTACACCACTGGCTTTCTGTAGATATGTCTCACACATCTCACATGAATACCTTCTTTCTCACATGATATCCTTTGTTTATCACACATCCAGTTATTGTAAATAAGTCGCTTAGCAGGTAATATATTGACTGTATTATACGTGGACAACTGGCTTCTGTTACATGTCTATCCATAATATCTGTTACTGTGTTAATATTGGAGGGGTCCGGGGCAAACTCCCCTTTGAGCATCTTTCTTATTTAATCCCCCTAATAAATGCTAAATCTACTGTATTTATGTCTATTATGTCACCTGTGTGATACCTCCTTCCATAACGGTTGGATACAATTCAtttcctattgggcaaaacacAATCCAAAACACAATCCAAAACAAcccgcaaatgcatccaacaagtttgttgagtcacaagcttgatgtatttATTGCGTGAAAGGAATGTGGGACCAAAATACTAAatgtttgactactttaatacactataaatgaatttgtccaaatacttatgacttcttcaaatggggggactatatacagtggggagaacaagtatttgatacgctgccgattttgcagattttcctacttacaaagcatgtagaggtctgtaacttttatcataggtacacttcaactgtgagagacggaatctaaaacaaaaatccagaaaatcacattgtatgatttttaagtaattaatttgcattttattgcatgacacaagtatttgatcacctaccaaccagtaagaattccggctctcacagacctgttagtttttctttaagaagccctgctgttatccactcattacctgtattaactgcacctgtttgaactcattacctgtataaaagatacctgtccaaacactcaatcaaacagactccaacctctccacaatggccaagaccagagagctgtgtaaggacatcagggataaaattgtagacctgcacaaggctgggatgggctacaggacaataggcaagcagcttggtgagaaggcaacaactgttggcgcaattattagaaaatggaagaagttcaagatgacggtcaatcaccctcggtctggggctccatgcaagatctcacctcgtggggcatcaatgatcatgaggaaggtgagggatcagcccagaactacacggcaggacctggtcaatgacctgaagagagctgggaccacagtctcaaagaaaaccattagtaacacactacgccgtcatggattaaaatcctgcagcgcacgcaaggtccccctgctcaagccagcgcatgtccaggcccgtctgaagtttgccaatgaccatctggatgatccagaggaggaatgggagaaggtcatgtggtctgatgagacaaaaatagagcttttggtctaaactccactcgccgtgtttggaggaagaagaaggatgagtacaacccccaagaacaccatcccaaccgtaaagcatggaggtggaaacatcattctttggggatgcttttctgcaaaggggacaggacgactgcaccgtattgaggggaggatggatggggccatgtatcgcgagatcttggccaacaacctccttccctcagtaagagcattgaagatgggtcgtagctgggtcttccagcatgacaacgacccgaaacacacagccagggcattgaTAGGGGGAGCAGTGCTGCcgtgaggggggcagagaggcCTGATGCTCTTCCACACTCCATGGCATTCTCCTGCATCACACACAGGGGGCATCACAGGAGTTTCAGACCTTAGAAATTAATtaatacatacactatatatctATATGGTTCAGACAATATACAGATGGTCACATATATGCTTAATGTCACATCattaaacactcaaacaggcattCATGTACTTTTTGTGTAATCACAGAATTTTGacgcagacgcacacacacatctacatactGCGTACCTCGGGATGGAAAGGATGACACGATTCTGGCCGCTTTCTGTCCTTCTGAAACTTCAGCCTATCACATTGCAGAGACTCATTGTGTGCAGAGGGGTTAAGGATAGAAATACTGATGATGAAGCGAACCTCAGATACCTCAGATACATTTAACTGACACTGTGGTGACCATTTCTGCAACATCATTCTAGCATGATGAGAAAACAAAACCATAACGCACGCTTCATAAATACCTACATGTATGAGAAATGTATTAATACCTCTGACAATGAAAAAGGTTGTTCACGTTCTCAGAAAACAAAAGTCTGAGTTCAGAGTTCACTTACTGTTAACTTACAAAACCCATCTACTAAACATTTACTTACAAAACACTTCTACTAAAAAATACTCAAAAGCTTTGTGCTAAAAATACACTATAACTCCTCAATCTTATTGAGGCTTAGTAAATGATATACATAATCTCGATGGGATCCATGGAAACCAGGGGGGCAGAGCTGCAGTCACACTTGTTGTCCACGACGACCATGAAGAGGGTACTACTAGGAATTTGCTGAATTACAAAAGatctgaggagggagagagagacagaatgaaagacagaaagagagagacaaaaagcgagagagagaaagaaagagttgCGTTGATTCAGTTGATGCTTTTAATATTACTACACTAATGCATGAAATTACCCTGTATAGTGTATACACCATCAACACACAGGCTAAGTGAGTTTATCAGTGCCTAAGATACAGGTAAGGTAACTGTTACCAGTACCTGGCACAGCCCTCACAGTCGATGTTTCCCGTGGTCTCTTTGATGGTGCGCTCAGAGACGAAGGCAGGGTACTCCGTGTCACATGGCACCATCATGGTCTTTCCCCTCGATCTTTGGGCTGGAAATGGGATATGTAAATCTTAACATACTAAAAACACGcaagactcacacacacacatgcatgtgtgcAAGCACCCACAGACATAGACACGCACgcacctacagacacacacacacctcaaggtATGTTCTTGCACACACTGACCTTTGACTGAGAGATCAACATGCCACCAGCTGTAAAGGTTGAACTCCAGCAGGAAACTGATGAGGATTACACGAACATACATTTATACAATAATATGTACTGTGGTTGATAATCAATGCATCTCATTATTTTATCGTTTCAAGGTGATTCTTTTATTATTCTCACATGACAAGTTCGGTCAGGAGCCATTTCACAATGGAGAAGGGCTGGGAgagaagaaattaaataattaGCATTGACTGGATGTATGTAAGTCTGATCAGTAGTGTATGGGCAGTACTTACATGTGATACTATTTAGGGACAGTGCTTACATGCGATACTATTTAGGGGAGTGCTTACATGTGATACTATTTAGGGACAGTGCTTACATGCGATACCATTTAGGGGAGTGCTTACATGCGATACTATTTAGGGACAGTGCCTACATGCGATACTATTTAGGGGCAGTGCTTACATGTGATACTATTTAGGGGCAGTGCTTACATGTGATACTATTTAGGGGCAGTGCTTACATGTGATACCATTTAGGGGCAGTGCTTACATGTGATACTATTTAGGGGCAGTGCTTACATGCAATACTATTTAGGGACAGTACTTACATGTGATAAAGAGCAGGAGCTGTCACTGCTGCCAGCATACTCTCTACAGAGAGCCTGATAGTCATACAGAGTGAtcctagagagaggagacaatagaccattctcagtgtgtgtgtgtgtgtgttcagggtacGACTGTAACAGGATTTCTCCTCTAACCTTTTGAAGGAGCCCATGAGAAGCAGCTTGTTCATAACAgcaccctccacctctccaaaGAACAGCCCCGTCTGAGGAAGAAGATGTTCATTTAAAAGCAAATACTAGGAGCCAGGGGAGCTACGGGAcacatatacgcacacacacacacacacacacacacacacacacacacacacacacacacacacacacacaccgtgtctATTATATTATTAATGGTACCTGAGAGTAGTCCTCTGTGACCAGAATAAATCCGTTGTTGTCTATAAGGTAACACTTGCAGTCCTGTTAGAAATAAAGATCAATCTTCAAGGCATGACATAATTTAGTAATTCAATACtgagaggaaacagagaaaggTCACAGACAGTACAGACAGGAAGTAGAAAAGCTGAGACACAGACCAGAGGCTAAGAAACAGGAAGTAGCATGAGAGCGTGACAGACAGGTAGTCTCTGGTCTTACCTCATTATCACAGCTGATGGTGCACTTCCCATCCAGAGCAGCACACTGGATCGAATCAATAAGATGAATCAATTATTAGAATTATCAATAAAGCATGTCTCACAGCACTTgatattgtttgtgtgtgtgtgtgtgtgtgtttgtgtgtgtgtgtctacctgtCTGCTAGCGGTCCAGAACTTCCTCTGAAAGAAATCCAGCTTCATCTGAATCCCAACGGCTATAGtgggtgttacggatacaggtatcctgtgtttttgtgtgtttctctccttctgccctaatcacaggtgtcctgtatgttcctgattggtggtcgttgaggtgtctgctgattggaccaatcagggaacattcctgtgcattgcaccacctgttactcgtttgttcaatcacacatcccattatataaaaccagtgacttgtgtttgttgagagagagagactttttgccatatgtgagtatggacacggtggtgtcctgtgtgttgtgtactcactaagttgttggttaccctattggtaactttgttagaagccatttctttatgtgagtgtggatactgtggtgtcctgtgtattgtgtacttactttgttgctgattaccctgtttggtagctttgtgtgtttctgggaaaaggggagtttaagctagttgcccttgggcgtacattacccgtaggaagaaatctgtctaaaaacactagttagacctgagcggaccacccactgtacttttgtatgactagcagtagcctagcggttctttaggcaggctagatcagtttagggggttttacactattgtttcatttcttgggtcctgctcagccctttttcccaaacctttaccgtgtgtttagcaataaacc
This window of the Coregonus clupeaformis isolate EN_2021a chromosome 10, ASM2061545v1, whole genome shotgun sequence genome carries:
- the LOC121575460 gene encoding voltage-dependent calcium channel subunit alpha-2/delta-3-like, whose protein sequence is MNKLLLMGSFKRITLYDYQALCREYAGSSDSSCSLSHPFSIVKWLLTELVIFLLEFNLYSWWHVDLSVKAQRSRGKTMMVPCDTEYPAFVSERTIKETTGNIDCEGCARSFVIQQIPSSTLFMVVVDNKCDCSSAPLVSMDPIEIMYIIY